A segment of the Macrobrachium nipponense isolate FS-2020 chromosome 1, ASM1510439v2, whole genome shotgun sequence genome:
GACTGTGGCTCCTCCCAGGGTCAgagccgccgctgctgctgctgctgctgctgctgcctcctcCAGCAGGAGCGAGCAGCCAGCGTTTGGCCGCCGCCTCGCATGGCCGCGGTGATGTTCCTAAGAAAGGCGATGCGTTACTACCGACTGTGGATCTACACATGCAATGCCGTCCTGCTGGTGTCCGTCTTCGTATTCATGGGGGTAGCGGCAGGAGTGGTGTCGCATCCTTACTTTTCTCTCGTCCCAGCACCGCCCGCTTATCATCCTACACTCCTCTACGGCTATGTGGCACTCCTGCTGCAGGCGGGCATCTTACAAGCCCTGGGATGCATGGGTGCCCTGCGACTCTCGCAAAAACTGCTGAATATCTACTGGCTCATGTTATTGTTTCTCCTGCTGGGGGACGTGGTCGTGGGCTTGGTATGGCTCTATCGCTTCTCACACCTCACGGACGGCCTGAGGCCGTATGCAAGGGCCACCTTACACAACAAATACGGGAGAGACCCAGACATCACAGACGCCTGGGACACGTTACAGAGAACTTCCAAATGCTGCGGGGTGGTCACGCCTCGAGACTACAACACCACGTGGTGGGACATCAGAGAGCAAAACTTTCGCTCCACCAACACACTCAAACTGCCCCCTTCCTGTTGCACAAGTCCCGACAACGAAGGCCGCAAAAGCGGCTCTCCAGATTCCCGAAGGCTGCCCTCTTACCAAGCCGATCAGCAGGCACGTCACGTTCCCGACTTCCCTCCTGATGAAGACAAGGGCACAAACAGCGGGGGGAGCGGAAAATCCGCTAACGCCTCCTCGTCGTCGTCGACGTTGTCCTCCGGCAGCCACAATCGTCACGGCAACCTGCCAGGTGTGAGGGGCAGACACGAAAGAAACCTCACCTGTCTCGGAAGCAAGGGCTCCTATTCGTCCGAAGCGACCGTATTCTACGAACACGGATGTCATCCGTATTTAGAAAAATGGCTCTTGAACTCGACAGAGACCCTGATGATTCTGGGCTTCTGCGTCATCGCCTTCATTAAGCTCTGCTTCGTGGGGATCCTTCGCTTTGAGATCCAAGAAATGATTCAGAAGATCAAGGTCCTTCAGGGAGAGACTTCTTGCACTCCAAACCCCGAACTGGCTGCAGCTCTGGGCCTCGTCTCGCCAGACAAAGCGGCGGAGTGCGGCCTTCTCAGTTCGGGAGGAGGTGATGGCGAGAATCGTGGAACTGGCGGAGGCGgcgacgaaggaggaggagggggagggggagacaatCAAGGTGACCAAGACTCTCCGGCTGCTACGCCCCTGACGCAACCACGCCTTAACCATTTATCAGGGCACACAGACGGTGCAGAGTCCGACACCAATTCCCATTGCGCTCTTATCACAGACACGCCCATTCGGCGCCCGCAGCCCGACAAACGTAAACCCAACGGCAACAACAACGACGTCACAGAATTACGAGAGCTACGGCACATCCGGCAGACGCAAATATGATGGCTGTCCCTGACGGTGTACAGGAGGCAGTcgaagcttctctctctccttcccgagGACCCTGCAGCCATGGGGCATCctgataatgataatggtgatgatgaagatgaggaggaggaggaggaggtggaggaggagaacaAGAGGAAGTGGCTACATAACGGCAATCTgagaaagagatgaagtgaaGATGCTCAGGTGGAAATGCATGGGACAAAAGGAAAGCAAAAGATAAGTGGAAGTAACTGAAAAGATATACGAAAGACAAAAGAGTGACGAAGGTCATCAACAGATGATGAATGAATAAGCCAGAACTGTGTGCGTCAAAACAAACCGCTCATTAACAGAGACGGTGAAGGTGGAGGAGACAAAAGTGTGACGGATACCGATTGAAAGAAAACCCGGCCTGCTGGACCTTTTCAAGCGAACGatgtaaacaaagaaaagttcacgagaaacaaaaattgacaaataataaatgacGAAATTTTGTGCTTCCTCCCAAAGCCTTCTTATCAATTGCCTTCCTAGGAGGGGAGCTGAGCCCCATTTCTGTCCCTCcttacaaaagtaataataacgaaacaataaaaataataataacaataagaggaAGTTATACATGTAacaaatacaatgtttacaataAAATCGTTCCGCTTAGACAAAGGTCACGTAatatttattaagatatataaacaACTTAACTCATTCCGAacgtaaataaaatgaatgtataTAGTAACATGTGATATACTTATTGTGATACTTGTGGAAATGTCAATATATACACAGCTGATTTAACAGTTTAAGCATTTTCGGGTATATGCCTGCCGTCGTTGAAAAGCAAGATGAATGTGATGAAATGGtaatcaataataaattaataaataaatatgtatgtataggtatatgtatatatatacatatatatatacatatatatataaagaacatagTGGCTGATAGTGTAGATTACAAAATGGTAACGATAAGGCTGAGGAAGACGAGGGAAAGTAAAACGTGAagccaaaatataataaataagtgGAATGAATGATATacataaaagcaagaaaataagcAATCAAGGTAGTCGGTGGCTTCTGACAATCGAGACAAACCACTAAGTGGCTGGCGGATGGCAAGCGcagtcccttcttcttcttcttcttccattggCTGATGTGGAGTAGGCGAGGTCGCCAGAGGCCAGACGTCTTCAGCGCCAACCAGGCAGCAGCCCAAACAACCCGAGACaaaaaggtaaggttccatagGAAAATGATCTTTCGCTCTCTTCATTCTTCTTTTCATCCCAAATCATTTTGACAGGCGATAAACAGGAAACGTCTCCAAAGGTGGTCTCACACTATGAGGAAGCTTTTCACTGGATTTCCAGTTTTAATACTGATGAGAGCATTTGTATTTCAGTTGTGTATGATATCATCTTTCTTCATAcctcatctacatatatatactgaatattccCATTCCCTTTCAAGTACTGCAATCCATTATTATATTCAATCTCATTCTGGTAACATTTCCAATCTTCTCTCATTGCCCCACGCTTTATTCGTCAACATCACTGTTTTAAAATCACCGATCCTAATATTTTTTCTCCCAAAAATACTCCATGACGCAATTCCGCTTTAGGACAGGTTAATTATTGTGATCAGCTTAGAGTTCTATATAAAactgaagcaaaaacaaataactcaTTAACgtcataatacattatatattcgcTGTTGGAAAAGCCTTGACAGCAGAGCAAAATGAAAAACGCCTCTTCCGTTCCAAGCTCTTTCTAGTTGGATGACTAGAAATGACGAGTATAAAAGGGAAAAATCGTTGTGCGAGATGAAACATAAGAAATAATAACCATTCACTTTTCATGACAACGGATGCTGACTTCTAAATAACTTTGCAGTCAAGATACCTTAAATTTTACTAGCAATTGTGAACTTCAATGAAAGCCACAACTGCTCAGTCTAGCCTATAGTagtcgcatcaaccgtgcatttgatgtctaggccagtcccttacgacgcccctgattggctgttgataagccactcacaggactggaaactctcagtctctctcgacagttcacataggcaggatgtatgtcccagctctcctgaaagacgtatcgctcaggagatgtggagcatacatcctacctatgtgaactctcgagagagagactgagagtttccagccgtctgattggcttatcaacaactaaTCAGGAGCgtttgtaagggactggcctagacatcaaatgcacgttgatgtgaatctactatagcaatagtAGTAGCAATAACCTCCGGCACCATGGAGACGACCCGACTCACTTTGCTCTGCAAAGCGAAGAAGAATTCGTCCTACCAACCTCCTTCGCCTTCCCTGACATCACCAGAGAAGACCTAGTCCGCTTGCGAGTGACATCAAACGCTCACAAGACGTATTTGCATCACTGCATGGTGGAAAAAGCGCGAGATCAGCTACACGTTCCATTAACTCTCTAAAATATGAAAGAGTCAGCCttctcctagagagagagagagagagagagagagagagagagaagaatatgtctatgaatatttatttttcatcattgttTCCTGTCGTCATTTAAATGTACGTCttcaagaaaagtaaacaaacaaagcaaaatcaACGGAAGAGAGGGAAAATGACACgtatcatagtctctctctctctctctctctctctctctttatatatatatatatatatatatatatatatatatatatatatatatacatatatatatatatatatatatatatatatatatatatatatatatatatatatatatatacacgatcgatcgatcgatcgatcgggAACTAACGAGAATGCCGAAAATAACAgtagaaaaggaaacaaaagagcacaaattaaaaatgaaggccAGACATACTCCATAACGCGATGGATTAAATGCAATGAATAAAAACGTGCACGCAAACAAAGTAATTCCTTAACTGCCCACAAAAGTAGTTTGTAAATTCACCTAACTGTCCGTTACGTACGTAGATAAGATCTCAGGTTCGTTTCGCCCAGAGTTTTCAGGGGAGAGGAACCATCTGACGCAGGTGGAGAGTAGTCGAGTATACTAACCTtactgaattgagagagagagagagagagagagagagagagagagagagagagagaggatcggggAGAGAACGATGGCCTAGGAGAGGAACTTGaccatgtcctctctctctctctctctctctctctgggaagaaGTCCTTGTATAGTATTTGATTTGGAAACTTTGTTGTCATTCTTTCATCGGTTTTCTTCGAGACGCAAATGAAGCGGATTTCCCCAGTCCAAAAACTAAGCCGAGTGCGGGCACCCGTATAACCGCCTCCGTCTGcctgtctgcctgcctgcctgcctgcctgcctgcctgcctgcctgcctgtctgttcCGAGCAAGGAGGCCACTTTTGAGCTTTGACATTTTAGGAGTCGTTCTGACAGCTTTAAAACGGAGAAGCGTCCTCCAACTGCTACGGTGAAGGTATGTCTTCTGGTTTCCAACACATCAAGACAGATTCTCTAGTATTCAGACATCTGTCTCTTCAAATGTCTCAAACTTTTACATATCTGTAAACAAgaccaatcaatcaatcgataAAACATGAATATCATACATATTCCCCATCTCTCTcgagcaaacacacacaaacacatgtctATAAAAGCATCATATCTGACTTTCTGGCCTGTTATGTTGACTTCAGAAGTTCCAACGATttgtagtgtttgtgtgtgtgtgtgtgtgtatatatatatatatctatatatatatattgtatatagctatatatatatacaacatacatatataaaatctcaCCACAGGTCACACTGGAAAGTACTGAAAGAGAGAGTAAAGCAACATATCCAATGTGTCAAATATGTGTCAAGTGTAGTggattttttgtacataaatgtgAGAACGATCATAAAATCAACTGTGCatgagaaaaaaagacaccctaTTCTAATAATGCACTGGAAAGATATATCAGTGAGTCTAGtttcataaaagaaagttatgTTCTTAACGTGAATATCAGTCAAGGGATGTACAAACTTCACCGTATAATTTCATATgcaatttgtaaaatgtttaaatttgtaGGAAGATGGCAAATATGTATGAAAAAGGATTATCATATTTTCAAACATAACACCTGGTAATAATGCTATTGCGATTTGTCGCCCCTCCTCCTTGGACACCGTCCTCCTGGTAACATAAACTGCGATCCCCACCAATACGCGTCAGTCATTTGTTAATAACTCAGTATAATGTCGAAACAGGTCAGTACTTAAATCATGTCTCCTATCTTCTCGCCTTTGGTGATGTGTGATAAACTAATCCTGTGTTAATTTgattttaatcatatataaatatattaatgttaaattatatatatatagataattataccattataatatagtaatatatatatatataatattatatatatatatatatgtgtgtgtagtgtggttTGGGTGTGTGTTGGGTGCTGTGTgattcacgaaaatatggaacgtgatgaatatataaatatatataggcaaaTCTCATGAAGGAGggtgccaggcctttcgacactaGCCTGTCAGTAAAGGTCGGcggtgtcgaaaggcctagcaccactccgttgtttcactttcctttcgtagtaTTTGCCTTAAATTGTATGTTTAATCATAAATTTAAATGAACAACCTTCACGTTAGCTCCCATTTATTCACTAAACCGGTCAGCTTTAGTAAGAATTACATTTTACAATTAGGCACTTCTGGCTGTTACAGAAATTCTGATGAAATTGAGATAACaattcccagagaaacaaagtaCTACCAACCAAGCCCTTAATAGCAGTAGCAATATCAACggtaataatggtaaaaatgtcAATCCTCAAAAtttaaaaagctaaaaagaaacacaaaaaaacCGCAGGACGAAACAAATAACCacaatttaaaaaacataaaaaataataaaaaataaaagaatcccGGTTGAACCATGATCAATATTTGCCCGAGTTACCGCAGTGCGAAGGAAAGCGAAGAGCAGACGAACATTCATTCCACCTGATGCGGCAGAGTCATTTTCGCATTCGTCATCCTGAATCCTTTATGGAAGAGATAAGACCAAAACGTTCTTTCCTCATGACTAAAATTCTATTTGTTAGCAAAAccgaaaggataaaaaaaacatgctgaaaaaaaaaattctctccgaTAGTCCACGAAAAGAGCGGAAAAACATAACGATGGCAAAGGCTGgagcagtgaatatatatattatatatatgatatatctatatatatatatatatatataggatattatatatataaatatatatatgtatatatatatatatatctatatatatatatagacatggaaatatttatatttgtgtatgcgtgcgtgcgtgtatgtgaaTTTTGTgagggtaggtaggtaggtaggtaggaagGACGGTGTGGGAGTATGATTCTGCATGAATATAAGAGAACATCGACTGACTTATATAATGTAATGACGTCACAAAGAACAATCACAAAATAGTGGAGAAATGTATTTCGGAGGTAGTAAAGAACATCCCGAGAATGAGCGGTTGTGCTAGGAAGTAAAAAAAGTAGCTTCCGGCCATGTTTATAAGCCCGTCTTTCCGGTACCTGGAAAATATTCGTTACCTTCGAGAAATGAGAGTAAATTCGCGGCTTGTCTTCACGTGTTGCTCTCAGGAGCAAAAGGGAAGATCGAAGGGACCCAATCTCATCTCTCTGGGAAACTTGATACACTGAATCACTGGATGATCATCGTGCTCTCATCCGCCATAAGAGGAGGACGGAAAGACGGCTATACCCCACAAGACAATCTCAGATATCCTTATTAATAAGAATAAGCGAATCCAAGCAAGCGTCGCATCTTTGAACTGACATCAGGTTCTGGCTTTGTGTAACCTTAAGCCTCAGAATGTGCCATTTTTGGTCTATCCTCACTTGTATCCCATAGAAACCATTACTCTGTTCAATATCATCTCTGACTGCTTTCACAAAAGTTGAATGAATGCACGAGTAAGCacataaattaatacataaaatcGTGCACGTATGTCTTAAGACACGAGGACAGGAAACTGTTATTCCTATAAATCGTTCCACTTTCAGTAGTATCGTTGATCAAAATTAAATCTTAATAAAGGACTAGATTTACACAGTATGAAAATCACAAGTTAGTTTGGCTGAGGAGAAGTAACTAAATTGgcaacatttcatttttttatcttgacgCAGAAGAGTCAATTTTTATATCTCTGCTTCTCCATGTGCCTTTGTAATcacataaacacagacacacaaaaccAGGAATGCAATTATGCATTCAGGCAATACGTACCATGCACGGTACAACTGTAAAGACCAATCACGCCTGTACATCTTGTTCGTGTATAAGTCACAGATAATATGGGGGGTTGCAATTAAAGAAAAGTATTCATAATTATAAGGTGCACCATAGAATTATGAAAACCTATAAGGTGCACCACAGAATTATGAAAACCTATAAGGTGCACCATAGAATTATGAAAACCTATAAGGTGCACCATAGAATTATGAAAACCTAACACCGTCATTCCAAAATGCTGACAAGTTTCAATGAAAACGAcagcagtcagtcagtcagtataGAGTCAATAGGTTCTATGTAGACGCTGGAGCAGATCCGAAAGATATCTTACCCGAAAAGGGGTTCTTAACTACACAGGAAAGATATTAAGTCATACCACACAACGAAGCATATTCTGACAGTTGCTACAAATTCTCTGACGGTTTGTCAGGGAGAGGGTCGAATCCCAAATAAAGCATAACACGGGCACGTTCCATGATATCTGTTGTTCCTCTCATGAATCTAGCCATGAATTATGTAAAGGGTAATAAGTCGACTGTAGGGAGTTGCAGCAGCCTCACAAAATATGAACTGAATGGAAGCTGTCAACTCTTATGGATACTAAAGTAACTGGGTGTCGCAAGGATGGTAGGTAGCGacatctctaaaaaaaaaaatgttttgaaaggaaaatgagaCAGGGGACGGTAATATTGTGCCGCATGAATGGATTAGTCATCCAACTCTTTTAATGACGTTACATGCAAATGAGTAAAATGCGGACAAAGTTGAATTACATTGGCTTGCTTCGTGAACGTGTAGAACGGAGTGGAAGTATGCGAAATGCAGATACGATGATATGGTACATGTGTGAGCAGAGGCAAAATCATGAATCGGTTTTGAGGTCTGAACACGTAGAGAGAATGGCGGACAATAATTGGGGTAGAAGTGCGTATCATTCGGAAACTATGGGACAGGGAACGTTAGCAGATTAAGGCACTATTGTTGGATAGGGTGCAAGGGACGTTGGCCCGCTAAGGAATTAGAATCCAGGCCTCGCCAACATGCACGACGTACAAGGTGAGTTAATTAAGCAAGTATGTGATGTGGGGGTGAGGTTGTGACAGATGTTTGGGAGCCTTCTGCGCATGCGCACCCCAGCCtccagcatacacacacacacacacgcacacacacacacacacacacatatatatatatatatatatatatctaatatatatatatatatatatataatatatatatatatatatatatatatatatatatatatatatatatccacgagaACTACGAACTTattataactaaaaaattccacttcggtttaactagtatatgaaaatatattacttccgaggatgagcgaattggatattgaaagacatttgaagcttaatgcatgtagtatatgaatcacggcgatgttttaaaatccatatatatatataaatatatatatatatatatatatatatatatatatatatatatatatatatatatatatatatatatattcatagtgttTGCGTGTGTATTTGAGCGTCGATATATGTAGCCCTCGTACCTACCTAGCCAGGGAGACGGCTCTCACACACCCCACAAGCATTCATATTCCTTTGGGGGGCAGACGATCACACCCACCGATTCGTCTTCGTCAGAAGCAGACCCAACCATCCCCTTCCACTCTGTAAGAATCGCGCCGGTCTCTGACGGCCGCTGAGGACATGTATGAATAGCAAGCTCCCGATAACGTATCATCTGCCAAGACGCTTCTTGCGAATGGGTAACTAACACACCTACTGAAAGTCAGGGCGTTCACAAAATAAGGTCGTTCTAtacagcatgagagagagagagagagagagagagagagagagagttcaaaacgACTAGgctacagagagaaagactgaaaatTGAAAGTCTTATTCAATTGACCTTTTCGGTCCATTTCGCTATTGTTGAAATTCCATCGGTCTAAATGACTTCGTAGGTTTCTCTTGACAAACGTGTGACCTGATAATTCCTATGGTAGGAAATATAATATGTTTACCTTTGTAACTCAGCTACCCACACACTGTCCTTGGGCCAGCAAAATCATATTCCTACGCGacttgaaaaaaaacaagttaactTAGGCCATAGCTAGAAAACTTTAAATCAAACATGAAGCTACAtaaaatatgaaagagagagagagagagagagagagagagagagagagagagagagagagagagagagaactgaattaGTATACTTACTCCAGACAAACATCTGCACACAATGAGCTGACTTGCGTTTACTACTATGggttaaagatgaaaaaaaattaacctggAATAACAGTACATAATTCTcaattttctagagagagagagagagagagagagagagagagagagagagagagaaatacgctGTAGCCCATCACCAAGCTAACCTCATACAAGCGCGGTTGTGGACACAAACTGACAGAAAGCCTTAACATTTATTCGAAGGGAGTAAACAATTGGTGGGCCACTAACCTAATATCCGTGTAATCACTCTCACCGCTGACATGTATTTATGAGCTGCGTGTGTgttcgcgtgtgtgtgtttgggtatgTTTGCGTGGAAAACCTAGGTTTCTGGTGGTTTACGTATATAAACATTGCCCGAAAGACAAATAGATCTCGAATGTTTCAGGCTAAAGCTGACTTGAAATGTGACGATATACGAGTATTGGCAATGCGGTCTTCTTGTGCATGGTAACCTCGAAATCAATACATTAGCCAAATAAATATTTCTAAAGCCAATCATAACCCCCGTTCTGCCCCCACCCCATGCAAAACATCCGAACCAGTTCCACCCAAACATTTACTAGTAGAGTTGCTGCGATTCTTATAATGGtcattttcatcatcaaattTCCATAACAAGTCACCTTGTCACTTTTCTAAATGGTTGCAACCTTAGACTTAGCAAAAGTCGCGGCCTCCTCCTTCTACCCTTGTGAACTATTTCACTGCAATCAATACCGTGCGTATGGttatacgatctctctctctctctctctctctctctctctctctctctctctctctctctctcatacaataaTCCAATCTTCAGagctctttcctcttcttctagtGCCTATttgctcctcgttggacgagtggcttacgtgctcgcctaccgattcgtagtccggagttcgattccccgctctgtcaacgtggaatcaaaggagtgtgtttctcgatataatgtggttcgtatccaACAACAGgatgtaggtccagttgctaggtaaccaattggttcctagctacttgaacatgtctaatccttcgggtccatgccctcagctcagtggtctggttaaattttAAACCAAGATATACCTAACGTTTTAGTGCCTATCGCCCTCTATGTTGGTCCCTTCCCGAATTCTCAAGCCCAACCAAGCCCCCTTTAAGAACCATGATAATGTCAAGCTAAGTTAATGAGCGTTTAAAGAAACGTGATTCGTACTCCCTTGATAACGAGAGACAGAAACTAGATGATGGGGAGACACCCATACATTACGGAGAATACACCCATACATTACGGATAAAAtagcaataaaatgaaaacaacacatttatatatatgtataatatataattatatatatatatatatatatatctgtatatatatttatatatgtatatatgtgtgtatatatatatatatatatatatatatatatatatatatatatatatacatacgcatacatgcaacatgcacacatatatatacatacatcacatacattctatataatatatatatatactatatatatatatatatgaatgtatgtatgtatgtataatatatgtgtgcatgttgcatgtatgcgtatatatatatatatatatatatatatatatatatatatatatatatatacacacatatgacatatgtaatatatatacagatgtgtatatatatataattattatattatacatatatataaatgttgttcatttttattgctattttatcCGTAATGTATGGGTGTATTCTCGTTCCCGATAGAAAGTGATAGAAAGAGATTCAGCTTCTTTTCAGTGTCTCCACATCATCTAGTTTCTGTCTCTCGTTATCAAGGGAGTAACGAATCCCGTTTCTTTAACGCTCATTAACTTAGCTTGATATTTTCATGGTTCCTAAAGGGGGCTGGTTGGCTTGAGAATCCGGGAAGGGACCAACATAGAGGGCGATAGGCACTAAAACGTTAGGTATATCTTggtttagccagaccactgagctgattaacagccctcctagggctggcccgaaggattagacatgttcaagtagctatatatatatatatatatatatatatatatatatatatatatatatatatatatatatatatatatatatatatatatattgtgtgtgtgcacacaAGCGCGTACTTATTAGTTAATACAGAATTTTAGGTTAAACTGGATGTTCTGAACAGAGGGGTGAATAAACAGGAAGGTTAATGAACAACTGGCGTCAAGACCCACAAGGATTGGACTCATAAGAAATTCATCAATATGGTGATGTAACAACATGGGTCATTCGTATCTGATGTGCTTCTAGCAAAAAGCAACGCGAAGGCGGGCAAAAGACAGACTTTCATCctgaagaaaaattatatataaaaaggtctCTTCTCTTGATCTCTGCGCATGCGTACACAGAGCCAAGGTTCTTCAAGATCGATGCTATGATGATACAGTAGAGATGATTTTGCTGATACATGGACAAATATCATGTTACTGGAGATAGGTATAAACGACAACTTTAAGTACGACGCAAAGCTCACCTCTTTTAAGGTTTATGAAATATTataaagagaaatacaaataACTCTCATGAATAATTACGACGAATCATCTCCTCTCTataaaacaatttgaaaaatCGCTCTGAAGCTAACTGTTAcctcttacatctctctctctctctctctctctctctctctctctctctctctctctctctctctctctctctcttcaataatgGAAAGTTCATGCGAgaaattttttccaaaaatattaatattgaattaGGAAATCTCTGGGATTGAATATAATCAGGTATTTCGAAAGACCTATTTAACTCATTCACCAACGAATACAAAAAAATCATATCTTTTAGTACTCCGAAAGGCAGACGTATCAAATACTTCATAAATCTTATCTGGTCATTTTCTCGTTATTAATAAGTGATGGACAATGAGGAGGTGATATTTGAACCCTCCATTAACAAGGTTTGAATTGACTGGTAGGATGCTTGTGAGATCTcgacaaagaggcaggtaaagcagtactaactttattatgtttttttagatttagctggccttatgccagcacgggctcttgctcctagagcagcccgtaacaactttattacaggtaaacagGGCTTATAAACataggtgcggacggataagtagtacccGACCCGCACTGAGA
Coding sequences within it:
- the LOC135219936 gene encoding uncharacterized protein LOC135219936, with protein sequence MAAVMFLRKAMRYYRLWIYTCNAVLLVSVFVFMGVAAGVVSHPYFSLVPAPPAYHPTLLYGYVALLLQAGILQALGCMGALRLSQKLLNIYWLMLLFLLLGDVVVGLVWLYRFSHLTDGLRPYARATLHNKYGRDPDITDAWDTLQRTSKCCGVVTPRDYNTTWWDIREQNFRSTNTLKLPPSCCTSPDNEGRKSGSPDSRRLPSYQADQQARHVPDFPPDEDKGTNSGGSGKSANASSSSSTLSSGSHNRHGNLPGVRGRHERNLTCLGSKGSYSSEATVFYEHGCHPYLEKWLLNSTETLMILGFCVIAFIKLCFVGILRFEIQEMIQKIKVLQGETSCTPNPELAAALGLVSPDKAAECGLLSSGGGDGENRGTGGGGDEGGGGGGGDNQGDQDSPAATPLTQPRLNHLSGHTDGAESDTNSHCALITDTPIRRPQPDKRKPNGNNNDVTELRELRHIRQTQI